The following coding sequences lie in one Palaemon carinicauda isolate YSFRI2023 chromosome 7, ASM3689809v2, whole genome shotgun sequence genomic window:
- the LOC137644387 gene encoding KRAB-A domain-containing protein 2-like: MYEVLLFGVVDKLNKKRKSPVDSQVYYAIIEDTYNITKKAHKKTGYGGAPAYLQNDNGSESRAQVITQLKQFLPQLKLVHSKHRHLKSQVYVERANADIKDILVALMSDNNPQGEIVGLEFVQQQKNCALYARINRTLYKAMFGEDPKVGLTWSSLPSEILERLQSEDDLQAVLQPPLSTNTESISDEVDEQI; this comes from the exons ATGTATGAAGTACTTCTGTTTGGTGTTGTGGACAAACTTAACAAAAAGAGAAAGTCACCAGTAGATAGCCAAGTCTATTATGCTATTATAGAAGATACCTATAACATAACCAAAAAAGCTCACAAGAAAACTGGCTATGGCG GAGCCCCAGCCTACCTCCAGAATGACAATGGTTCAGAATCCAGAGCTCAGGTTATCACACAACTAAAGCAATTTTTGCCTCAGCTCAAACTAGTTCATAGTAAACATAGACATCTAAAAAGCCAGGTCTATGTGGAAAGGGCAAATGCTGATATCAAAGACATTCTAGTGGCATTGATGAGTGACAATAACCCGCAGGGTGAGATAGTTGGACTTGAATTTGTTCAGCAACAGAAAAATTGTGCTCTCTATGCTAGAATAAATAGAACACTATACAAAGCAATGTTTGGAGAGGACCCTAAAGTTGGCCTGACGTGGTCTAGTCTCCCGTCTGAAATACTTGAAAGGCTACAATCTGAAGATGATCTTCAGGCAGTACTTCAGCCACCATTATCTACCAATACTGAGTCAATATCTGATGAAGTTGATGAGCAAATCTAA